Within the Streptosporangium album genome, the region CAAGTGCGTGGCGAGGCCACCGTCCAGAATCACCATCTCACTCCTTACAGGTCACTCGCACCGGCGCCCGAGCTGGTCGGCGGACCGCTCATCAGGAAAGGCCCCGTGCGTGACCGTGACACGGATCGCGGGCAGTCATCACGCCGAGCCCCCGCGATCCGGACCATATTCTTCCCGGCGTCAGCCGATCCTACGCAGGGCGTCGGCCAGACCGGACAGACCCACCGGCCCGAGCTCCAGAGCCGCGGTGTGCCAGCGGCGCAGGTCGAAGGCCGCGCCCAGACGCTGCCGGGCCTCCTCGCGGGCGGCCAGCCAGGCGCGCTCACCGAGCTTGTAGGAAGGAGCCTGCCCCGGCCAGCCGAAATAGCGGACCACCTCGGCGTGGACCCGGTGCGGCTCGCCGCGGCCCTGGTTGAGCAGCACGTCGCACGCCTTGTCGAAGGTCCACTTCGAGCCGTCGGGAAGCGGCAGGTCCAGGTGGACGCCGATGTCGATGACCACCCGCGCGGCCCGCAGCGCCGACCCGCCGAGCATGCCCAGCCGGGCGCCCGGATCGGTGAACCAGCCCAGCTCGTCGGCCAGTCGTTCGGCGTAGAGCGCCCAGCCCTCGCCGTGCCCGCTCACCCAGGAGTTCTTGCCGAAACGTGACAGGCCGTCCCCGGCCACGCGGGTGGCCCCGAGCTGGAGGTGATGGCCGGGCACGCCCTCGTGGAAAACGGTGGTCAGCTCGTTCCAGGTCCCGAACCGGTTCTGGTCGCCGTTCACCGGCCACCAGGTGCGGCCCGGCCGTGACAGGTCCTCGCTCGGCGAGGTGTAGTAGGCCGCCCCCGAGGTCGAGCCCAGGGCCAGCGTGACGTCCACCCGGCGCAGCGGCTCGGCGATGTCGAAGTGGGTTCCGTGCAGCTCTTCGACCGCCCGGTCGTGACGCTCCTGCAGCCAGCCCCGGTAGGCGTCCAGGCCCTCGACGTACTGGGTCTCGTTCAGGATCGCGGTCGCCTCCTCCACCGAGGCGCCCGGCCGCACCAGCCCCGCCTCGGCCACCAGCTCGGCCTCGATGCGGGCGAGTTCGGCCCAGCCCCACTCGTAGGCGTCCACCAGGTCGATGTCGGCGCCCAGGTTGAGCCGGGCGGCCACCGCGTAGCGCTCGGCGCCGACCGCGTCCCGCTGGGTGGCCCGGGGCGCGTAGTCCTCGCGCAGGTAGCGGGCGGCCTCGGCGTAGGCGGTGTGCGCGGCCGCGGCGCCCCGGTCCAGCTCGCCGCGGACCGGGCCGTCGCCGTACCCCGTCACGAGCTCTCGGTGCGTGCCGTCGGTGGCGAACAGGTCGAGCTGTACGGCCAGCTCCAGCGCCTGGCGGCGGGCCGCCGGCATGTCCTGGGCGAGACCCGCCTCCAGGCTCGCCCGCCAGCCGTCCAACATCCGCGGGACAGCCGAGAGCCTGGCCGCCACATCACGCCACTGGTCGTCGGTGCCGTGCGGCAGCAGATCCACGCTGTCGCGCAGGTCGGTGACCAGCCCGAACGGCGCCCGCACCGCACGGAGCGGCTCGCCGATCTCGTGCCAGGCGAGCTCGGCCTCAAGGCGCTCGCGCAGGTGTGCCGCGGCCCGGACGTCCGCTTCGCCCTGCGGCTCCAGGGGGGCGAGCTTCCTCAAGGTCTCGCTGATCAGGGCGGCCCGGGCGGCGTTGCCGTCCGGGCCGTAGTCGGTGGCCGCGGCGAACGGGATATCGAGCCCTTCCATCCCGGCGCTGACCGGGTCGAGCACTGCCGAACGGGTGACATATTCATCGCAAAGGGCGAAGATCGGGCTGGTCATCCCGGCACTTTAGCCGACCTGACCTGGGAGGGCACCTGACAATCGACGCGACCTGACTCCTCCGGACCTCTCACCGCTTCCAGAAGGGGCGCCGCTCCCCGGACCGGCTCAGCGCCTCCAGCCCGTCGACGGCCCGGCGCCACAGCGCCTCCACATCCCCGCCGGTCTGCAGGTCTGCGGCCAGGGCCTCAAGCTCCGCGTGACCGCCCAGGTAGACAGCCAGGGCCGCCAGGCGGCTGCCCAGATCCGCGAGGTAGCGCAGCCGGTCGGCGGCGCCGAGAGAACCGGCGGCGCGCAGCCGCTTCAGCTCCTCCTCGATCTCGGCCCGGGGCAGCTCCCTCGCCCCGGAGGGCACGGGGCCGGACGGCCTCATCTTGCCTCGGGTGGTCCCGGACGCCATGTTCCACGCCGCGCCGCCCGTCCCGCCGGCCGTGAACCTCGGCGCCGCGCCGGGGGCCGCGGGCGCGGGCGCGCCCGCCTGCGGCTGGGCCATCGAGGTCAGCATCATCGGCGCCGCCGTGACGACCGGACTCTCCCAGCCGCTGGGCAGCTCCACCGGCTGGATCACGCGATGCCCCGGCCCGCCCTCGGCGACCACCGTGCTGTCGACCGCGACGAACGCGGTGAACCGGCAGAGCACGCCGTACGTGAGCGAGATCCCGACGATCTCCTCCTCCAGCGAGTGGTCACCCGCGGCGTAGCGGTCCTCCAGGACGCGCAGCCGGGCTCGTGCCCAGATCGCCCGCGTCGCGGGACTGTCCGTGCGCGACCCGGCGACCCGCCGCTCCCAGGGCTGCCCGGCCGAGTCCAGCCCGTGCACGGTCAGCGCCCCGGACGCGTCTCCCCGGTAGCGTCCCAGGACGGTGAGCGGCACCCCCGGGTAGATCGAGCCGAGGTGGCTGACCGTGCCGGGGACGAGGTCGAGTCCGTCGGCCTTGAGGGACAGGTCGGTGACCAGCGGGGCGCCGATCCTGCGGTGGATGTGCTCCATCGCCTCGTCCAGACGGTCCTCCGACTCCACCAGCTCGCACCGGCCCGCGCCCAGTCCGGCCAGCCTGCCGAGGAACCCGGCGTTGACCGCGCGGTCGATGCCGACCGTGTGCACCCGCATCCCGGCCAGTCTGGCGCCGACCCGCTCCAGGATCTGGTCCTCGTTGCCGACCTGCCCGTCGGTGACGAGCACCAGGACCCGGTCCCGGGCCGAGTCGGCGAGCAGCGCGACGGCCTGCTCCAGCGGGGCCAGGATCTCGGTGCCGCCCCGCGCCTCCAGCCGGGCGAGATGCTCCACCGCGCGGTAGCGGTTGCGGTCGGAGGCCGGTGACAGTCCCGGGCCGAGCCCTTCGGGTGCTTCCACCACGGTGTCGAAGGAGAGCACCGCGAACCGGTCGCCCCCGGTGAGCGTGTCGACGATGCGGGCGGCGGCGCGTCGGGCGGCGACCATCTTCCAGCCGGTCATGCTGCCCGAGCGGTCCAGCACCAGCGCGACGTCCTTGGGCGTGGCCGCGCCCCGGGCCTGCTCGGGGACGACGGTCAGAGTGAACGTGCCCTCCTCGCCGTCGCCCGCGTCAGGGACCAGCGCGAGCGAGGTGGAGGTGCCGAAGGACAGGCGCAGGATGAAGTCGCGATCCAGCCGCTCGCCCGGCTGGAGGCTGACCGTGGTCCCCTCCTGGAGGACGGCGTGCAGGCTGGAGCGGATCTCGCGCAGTTCCAGCCCGGCCGGATCGACGGAGACCGCGAGCGAGAGCCGTACCGGATTGGGGAAGCCGGGCAGCAGCACCGGGGGGGTGATCCGGGAGGCGTCCGGGACCGCGTCGGTGTCGGGGGACCAGCCGCCGCCCGCCTGGTCCCCGTCGAGCGGGGTGCCGGGGATGTAGCGGGGAGCGACGACCAGGGGGAAGCGGAAGGTCGCCGCGCCGTCCTCGTAGGGGAGCGGCTGGTTGAGCGTGAGATGCACGGTGACCCGCTCGCCCGGCACGATGTTGCCGACCCGGATGGTGAAGACGTCGGGCCGGTCCTCCTCGGCGATCGCGGCCCGCCTGCCCTCGGCGACCGCCTGGTCGTAGTCGGCCCTGGCCTGGCCGCGCTCCTTGAGGATCCCTTCGATGATCCGTCCGTCGGCCTCCATCCTGAAGGCTGTCACGGCGGCCCGGTCGGGCAGCGGGAAGACATAGGTGGCCTCGAGCGCCACGTCGTGCGGGTTGCGGAAACCCTGGACCACCTCGACCCCGGCGATCAGCCCGGACACGGCGGCGGTGACGTCCACGCTCTCCAGCGGCAGGTTGCCGCGCTCGGTGAAGAGTGCTCCCAGCCCGGCGTCCGGGACGGGCTCGCACTCCTCCGGTCGTAGCGTTGCGATGGAGGTGATCATGACGACTTCCCTTCGGCAGGTGCGAGGTCGTGTTTGCGCAGGACCGCCAGGAGCACCCCGGAAGCGGCGGCGATCTCGGCGAGGCTCTCGGGCGAGGGCGTACGGCCGTCGCCGTCGAGCAGCAGGGTCACGCCGGTCGCCAGCCGTACGCCGTGGACGATCACGGCGGGTGCGTGGGAGGGCGGCGGAGTGACGGGCGGGGACGCCGGTGGCCGCGATGGGGCGGGTCCGGGCGAGGTGGCCCGGGTGGGCGCGCCCGCCTGCGGTGCGGCCGGTCTCGGCATGAGAGGGCCGGCCTGCGCGGTGGCGGACGACGACGCGGCCGGCTCGGCCCAGAAGCGCGGGCGCGTGGCCCTGGGCGCGGGCGGCTCCGCCGGAGGCGCCGGGAGGCTGGAGATCGACTCCAGGATCTGGTCCCCGGCCCCGGCCAGCTCGGCCTGGATCTCGGCGATCGTCCGGCCGTCGGCCTGACGTCGTTTGACGGCGATGAGCTGGAGAAGGTGGCGCCTGCCGTAGAGGGCGACGCGACCGCGGCGGGCCGACGGCGGGTCGAGCAGCCCGATCGTGGAATACCACCGGATGAGGCGTTCGGTGGGCATGTCCCTGACCCGCCCGTTGAGCTGGGCGGTCGGGGCGAGCGCCGCGGAGGCCCGCTCCGCCAGTTCACCGATGGTCCATTCCATATCTCGATAGTGACACTGTAATCGTGACACTGTCAACATTAGAGGAGAGAGGAGTGGGTAGGGACGTTTCAGTACAAACCGGAAACCGATGTCGAAACGGGGGGACATTTCATGTCCGCGATCACCAGCCCGCTCAATCCCGAAGACAAGAAGGTCGTCGCCGTCGCACTCCAGGGCGCGCTCGTCGACCTGCTCGACCTGTCGCTGCTGACCAAGCAGGCACACTGGAACGTGATCGGCCACAACTTCCGCTCGCTGCACCTGCAGCTCGACAAGATCGTCTCAGCGGCCAGGAAGCACGCGGACACCGTCGCCGAGCGCGCGGTGGCCCTCGGATGCAACCCCGACGGCCGGGCTTCGACGATCGCGAGCACGACCGAGGTGCCGCAGCTGGAGACGGGCTACATCAACGACGGCAAGGTCGTCGCCGCGATGACGGACATCCTCGGGTCCATCACCCGCCGGATGCGTGAGCGCATCACCGCCACCGAAGAGGCCGACCTGGTCACCCAGGACCTCCTGATCGAGATCACGCAGGACCTGGAGAAGCACCACTGGATGATCGAAGCCCAGCGCTAGACCGTCCCGCCGAAGGCGCCCCGGCCTCCACGGCCGGGGCGCCCTTCCCGTCCCCGGGGCCCGGCCTGCCGGGGCTCCGCGTGGACGAGGGGCTCCTGCGGATCCGCTGATCCGGCGGGAGAACGAGAGTGGGCGTTCCGCTGTTCATCGCGATCATGGGCGAGTTAAATGGCGACATGATCGGAAGTCCTCCAGAGGAGACACCGGGCCCGTCGACGATCCGGGAACGGGGACCGCGCCTGTCGCCGTTCACCCGCACGCTGACCGGTCCTCCCGGCCGCTGGCTGCTCCCTCTCACCGCGTTCGCCGGGCTTGCCCTGCTGTACGGCGTGAGCGCCCCCGGCGGTTACCGATGGTCCGCAGAAAGCCTCGGCCTTCGGGCCGGGGATGAATGCGGTCCCCGTCAGGGGATGGCCCGCCGTCAGGCGAGACATCCCGGAGCGCGAAGCGCGGACCCAGAACGTCAGGCTGGGCGGCGTTGCTGTTCGATGTAGGCCTTGATGATGGTCAGCGGAGCTCCGCCACAGGAGGCGGCGAAGTAGCTGGGGGACCAAAAGTGGCCGTGCATGACGGCGCGGTTGACCCGGCCGGTGAACTCCTTGCGTAGGTAGTGCGAGGACACGCCCTTCAACGAGTTGACCAGTTTGCTGATGGCGACTTTGGGCGGGTAGTGGACCAGCAGGTGGATGTGATCGTCTTCGCCGTTGAACTCGCGTAGCTCGGCCTCGAAGCCGTCGCACACCTCGATCATGATTTCTTCGCAGCGGCGCAGCATCTCGTCGTCGAAGACGTTCCTGCGATATTTGGTCACGAAGACCAGATGGGCATGCATCGCGGAAACCACATGTCTACCGCGCCGGTATTCGGCTTCCTGAGTCATAGACCAGAGCTAATGTGTTCGAGTCTGTGAGATGTGAGCGACAGGTGGGGCAAGGGAGGTGTTTCGCATACTGACGGGGCGCAAGTACCGGCTGGAGTTGGACTTCGGGCAGAAGCTGTTCGCCGAGCGGGTGGCCGGGATCTGCCGGTCGGTGTGGAACACCGGCCTGGAACAGCGTCGCGCCTATCGGCGCAGGGGCGCTTTCATCGGCTATGCCGGGCAGTGCGGGCAACTCGCCGACGCCAAGGGCGAGTTCACCTGGCTGGCCGACGCTCCCGCCCAGGTCATCCAGCAGACGCTCAAGGACCTGGACGAGGCGTGCCGCAGGCACGGCACCTGGAAGGT harbors:
- a CDS encoding DUF885 domain-containing protein, with amino-acid sequence MTSPIFALCDEYVTRSAVLDPVSAGMEGLDIPFAAATDYGPDGNAARAALISETLRKLAPLEPQGEADVRAAAHLRERLEAELAWHEIGEPLRAVRAPFGLVTDLRDSVDLLPHGTDDQWRDVAARLSAVPRMLDGWRASLEAGLAQDMPAARRQALELAVQLDLFATDGTHRELVTGYGDGPVRGELDRGAAAAHTAYAEAARYLREDYAPRATQRDAVGAERYAVAARLNLGADIDLVDAYEWGWAELARIEAELVAEAGLVRPGASVEEATAILNETQYVEGLDAYRGWLQERHDRAVEELHGTHFDIAEPLRRVDVTLALGSTSGAAYYTSPSEDLSRPGRTWWPVNGDQNRFGTWNELTTVFHEGVPGHHLQLGATRVAGDGLSRFGKNSWVSGHGEGWALYAERLADELGWFTDPGARLGMLGGSALRAARVVIDIGVHLDLPLPDGSKWTFDKACDVLLNQGRGEPHRVHAEVVRYFGWPGQAPSYKLGERAWLAAREEARQRLGAAFDLRRWHTAALELGPVGLSGLADALRRIG
- a CDS encoding VIT domain-containing protein produces the protein MITSIATLRPEECEPVPDAGLGALFTERGNLPLESVDVTAAVSGLIAGVEVVQGFRNPHDVALEATYVFPLPDRAAVTAFRMEADGRIIEGILKERGQARADYDQAVAEGRRAAIAEEDRPDVFTIRVGNIVPGERVTVHLTLNQPLPYEDGAATFRFPLVVAPRYIPGTPLDGDQAGGGWSPDTDAVPDASRITPPVLLPGFPNPVRLSLAVSVDPAGLELREIRSSLHAVLQEGTTVSLQPGERLDRDFILRLSFGTSTSLALVPDAGDGEEGTFTLTVVPEQARGAATPKDVALVLDRSGSMTGWKMVAARRAAARIVDTLTGGDRFAVLSFDTVVEAPEGLGPGLSPASDRNRYRAVEHLARLEARGGTEILAPLEQAVALLADSARDRVLVLVTDGQVGNEDQILERVGARLAGMRVHTVGIDRAVNAGFLGRLAGLGAGRCELVESEDRLDEAMEHIHRRIGAPLVTDLSLKADGLDLVPGTVSHLGSIYPGVPLTVLGRYRGDASGALTVHGLDSAGQPWERRVAGSRTDSPATRAIWARARLRVLEDRYAAGDHSLEEEIVGISLTYGVLCRFTAFVAVDSTVVAEGGPGHRVIQPVELPSGWESPVVTAAPMMLTSMAQPQAGAPAPAAPGAAPRFTAGGTGGAAWNMASGTTRGKMRPSGPVPSGARELPRAEIEEELKRLRAAGSLGAADRLRYLADLGSRLAALAVYLGGHAELEALAADLQTGGDVEALWRRAVDGLEALSRSGERRPFWKR
- a CDS encoding MerR family transcriptional regulator, encoding MEWTIGELAERASAALAPTAQLNGRVRDMPTERLIRWYSTIGLLDPPSARRGRVALYGRRHLLQLIAVKRRQADGRTIAEIQAELAGAGDQILESISSLPAPPAEPPAPRATRPRFWAEPAASSSATAQAGPLMPRPAAPQAGAPTRATSPGPAPSRPPASPPVTPPPSHAPAVIVHGVRLATGVTLLLDGDGRTPSPESLAEIAAASGVLLAVLRKHDLAPAEGKSS
- a CDS encoding Dps family protein, giving the protein MSAITSPLNPEDKKVVAVALQGALVDLLDLSLLTKQAHWNVIGHNFRSLHLQLDKIVSAARKHADTVAERAVALGCNPDGRASTIASTTEVPQLETGYINDGKVVAAMTDILGSITRRMRERITATEEADLVTQDLLIEITQDLEKHHWMIEAQR
- the tnpA gene encoding IS200/IS605 family transposase codes for the protein MTQEAEYRRGRHVVSAMHAHLVFVTKYRRNVFDDEMLRRCEEIMIEVCDGFEAELREFNGEDDHIHLLVHYPPKVAISKLVNSLKGVSSHYLRKEFTGRVNRAVMHGHFWSPSYFAASCGGAPLTIIKAYIEQQRRPA